One Gimesia aquarii DNA segment encodes these proteins:
- a CDS encoding DUF5060 domain-containing protein, with the protein MQHFISQFLVAVITVCLFAPSSVSSREPLARDSLVFSEKEGIVSVEAEHYFKQTQHDVRAFYLTHSRQTPDLTPDGDSPHVAGASGGAYLEILPDTRRTHSDKLIKQKNFSPEPGKMAVLHYKVHFKTPGRYYVWARAYSTGTEDNGLHVGIDGTWPASGQRLQWCQGKRSWWWESRQRTKTEHCGEPYKVFLDIQKAGTHLIQFSMREDGFEFDKWLMTTDRNLKRPQGKGPSSVVHQGTLPKPFPYVNAKRSQRVTINKEPGTSPTKSTSSQPLQMPRQPNGDGNATISGELRQWHKVTLSLAGPYAHEKDNAPNPFTDYRMTVLLTHSSGTSYTIPGYFAADGNAGESSAEAGTVWRAHFAPDQTGLWKYQISFSSGKNAALDAKVATKNLAPYDGVSGQFEVAASDKEGKDFRAHGRLQYVGKHYLQHAGSKQYFLKVGADAPETLLAYKDFDNTIAGKPKGVPLKTWGPHVKDWKDGDPTWKNDKGKGLIGAINYLSGKGCNAFSFLTYNAGGDGDNVWPFIHRDDKLHYDCSKLDQWGMVFDHGTNLGMYLHFKMQETENDDHQTKGNKRVPESLDGGNLGVQRKLYCRELIARFGHNLALNWNLGEENTQTTAQQQAMIDYIADLDAYNHNIVVHTFPGQQDQVYRSLIGKKSKLTGVSLQNSELETTHAQTVKWVRESAKAGKPWVVAFDESGSAAHAQCPDLGYNGFDGRDREGKMIYTQHKVRKQTLWAVLMAGGAGNEYYFGYKFDQNDLKCEDWRSRDQSWDYCRIAINFFHEHHIPFWTMTNADELVGNPNHSVSRFCFASQGNLYLVYLPQGGTTKLDLSDAKGDFNVKWFNPRAGGDLTTGSVKSITGGGKVNLGSPPVDPKEDWLIVVRKNSK; encoded by the coding sequence ATGCAACATTTCATTTCTCAGTTTCTAGTAGCTGTAATTACCGTCTGCCTCTTTGCCCCCTCGTCTGTTTCTTCCAGGGAACCACTTGCTCGCGACTCCCTTGTCTTCAGCGAAAAAGAGGGGATTGTTTCCGTCGAAGCGGAGCACTATTTCAAGCAGACGCAACACGACGTTCGCGCATTTTATTTGACACACTCCAGGCAGACACCCGACCTCACTCCAGATGGTGATTCGCCGCACGTTGCCGGGGCAAGTGGCGGAGCCTATCTGGAAATCTTGCCGGATACGCGCCGAACTCATAGCGACAAATTGATCAAACAAAAAAACTTTTCACCTGAACCCGGTAAAATGGCTGTGCTTCATTACAAAGTGCATTTCAAAACGCCAGGGCGGTATTATGTCTGGGCGCGTGCTTATTCTACAGGCACGGAAGATAACGGCCTGCACGTTGGTATCGACGGAACGTGGCCCGCCAGTGGGCAAAGATTGCAGTGGTGTCAGGGAAAACGATCGTGGTGGTGGGAAAGCAGGCAGCGTACGAAAACAGAACACTGCGGCGAACCCTACAAGGTATTCCTGGACATTCAAAAGGCGGGTACGCATCTGATCCAATTTTCGATGCGAGAAGACGGCTTCGAGTTTGATAAGTGGTTGATGACAACCGACCGAAACTTGAAACGTCCGCAGGGAAAAGGGCCTTCTTCGGTTGTCCATCAAGGAACGTTGCCCAAACCGTTTCCGTATGTGAATGCAAAGCGAAGTCAGCGTGTCACTATTAACAAGGAACCTGGCACCAGTCCCACAAAATCCACCAGTTCCCAACCGCTTCAAATGCCGCGTCAGCCGAACGGCGATGGCAACGCTACGATCAGTGGCGAACTCAGGCAGTGGCACAAGGTCACACTATCTTTGGCTGGGCCTTATGCTCACGAAAAAGACAACGCGCCGAATCCATTTACCGATTATCGAATGACTGTTTTGTTGACGCACTCCAGCGGAACCAGCTACACAATTCCCGGTTATTTCGCTGCAGATGGCAACGCAGGCGAGAGTTCCGCAGAAGCAGGAACGGTTTGGAGAGCCCATTTCGCTCCGGATCAAACAGGTTTGTGGAAATATCAGATTTCATTCTCGTCTGGCAAGAACGCAGCGCTGGACGCGAAGGTCGCTACGAAAAATCTCGCACCCTATGACGGTGTGTCCGGGCAATTTGAAGTGGCAGCCAGCGACAAGGAGGGGAAAGACTTTCGAGCGCATGGACGGCTGCAGTATGTTGGCAAGCACTACCTGCAACACGCCGGCTCGAAACAGTACTTTTTGAAAGTTGGCGCAGATGCACCCGAAACATTGCTCGCTTACAAAGACTTCGATAATACAATCGCCGGTAAACCAAAAGGAGTCCCGTTGAAAACGTGGGGGCCGCATGTGAAGGATTGGAAGGATGGCGATCCGACCTGGAAAAATGACAAGGGCAAGGGGCTGATTGGTGCGATCAATTACTTGTCTGGTAAGGGTTGCAATGCATTTTCGTTTCTGACGTACAACGCAGGCGGCGATGGCGACAATGTCTGGCCCTTTATCCATCGCGACGACAAGCTGCATTACGACTGTTCGAAACTTGACCAATGGGGTATGGTATTTGACCACGGAACCAACCTGGGCATGTATCTCCATTTCAAGATGCAGGAAACCGAAAACGATGACCATCAAACGAAAGGGAACAAGCGAGTACCCGAAAGTCTGGACGGTGGCAATCTCGGCGTGCAGCGAAAACTTTATTGTCGCGAGTTGATCGCCCGTTTTGGTCACAACCTGGCGTTGAATTGGAACCTTGGTGAGGAAAACACTCAAACGACAGCACAACAGCAGGCGATGATTGATTACATCGCCGACCTGGACGCTTACAATCACAATATTGTCGTTCACACTTTTCCAGGGCAACAAGATCAGGTCTATCGGTCACTCATTGGAAAAAAGTCGAAGCTGACGGGTGTGTCACTGCAAAACAGCGAATTGGAAACCACACATGCTCAAACAGTGAAATGGGTTCGCGAGTCAGCCAAAGCCGGCAAGCCGTGGGTCGTCGCCTTTGATGAATCGGGGAGTGCCGCTCACGCTCAATGCCCCGACCTCGGCTACAACGGATTCGATGGACGCGACCGCGAAGGCAAGATGATTTATACGCAGCACAAAGTCCGCAAACAAACCTTGTGGGCCGTACTGATGGCGGGGGGAGCAGGCAACGAATACTACTTCGGCTATAAATTTGACCAGAACGATCTCAAGTGCGAAGACTGGCGCAGTCGCGATCAAAGCTGGGACTACTGCCGCATCGCGATCAACTTCTTTCACGAGCATCACATCCCATTCTGGACGATGACAAACGCCGATGAACTGGTTGGAAATCCAAATCATAGCGTATCGCGATTCTGCTTCGCCTCGCAGGGAAACCTCTACCTGGTTTACCTTCCACAAGGCGGAACCACGAAACTGGATCTGTCTGATGCGAAGGGCGATTTTAACGTCAAGTGGTTTAATCCTCGTGCTGGCGGCGACTTAACAACAGGTTCAGTGAAATCAATTACTGGTGGAGGGAAAGTCAACCTGGGATCACCTCCTGTGGATCCAAAAGAGGACTGGCTAATCGTAGTTCGCAAAAACAGTAAATGA
- a CDS encoding class I SAM-dependent methyltransferase — translation MEHKQCDLCSGTKFEKIGNRDRHGNPLESVICKTCGLVAHGQIPTDEELARYYATEYRQSYHGELTPSERRVMRAWKNGERIFNQLQPHINSNAEVFEVGAGIGCTVKVFELNGHRASGIEPGEGFQNYSQQKLLTDVVRGDLFEQPRDHSRELVLLVHVIEHFNSPRRALEYIRSMLSDTGQFYVECPNIAAPFARRSKMFHYAHIHNFTPSSLKMLAESCGFKLEQQFGSKEDPNLQMLFSCSEKSEPIIDPTNYQQTMRVINEATPLRYHLRPYYFSSRLTKVSSYLKEHLTARQFVADVIQQCQQHAANTHKKTLSETRSAA, via the coding sequence ATGGAACATAAGCAGTGCGATCTTTGCTCAGGTACCAAGTTTGAAAAAATCGGAAATCGAGATCGTCACGGGAATCCTTTGGAGTCGGTTATTTGTAAAACATGCGGACTTGTTGCACATGGACAAATTCCGACCGACGAAGAACTCGCACGCTATTATGCCACAGAATACCGACAGAGTTATCATGGCGAATTAACCCCTTCAGAGCGCCGCGTGATGCGGGCCTGGAAAAATGGCGAACGAATTTTCAATCAATTGCAACCACATATTAATTCAAACGCTGAAGTCTTTGAGGTTGGTGCCGGCATTGGTTGTACTGTTAAAGTCTTCGAATTGAATGGCCATCGTGCCAGTGGAATCGAGCCGGGTGAAGGCTTTCAAAACTATTCTCAGCAGAAGTTGCTCACCGATGTCGTCCGTGGCGATCTGTTTGAGCAACCGCGCGATCACAGTCGCGAACTGGTACTTCTGGTGCATGTCATTGAGCATTTTAATTCACCCCGAAGGGCCCTGGAATACATTCGCAGTATGCTCTCCGACACGGGGCAATTTTATGTCGAGTGTCCGAACATCGCAGCCCCCTTCGCCCGTCGCAGCAAAATGTTTCACTATGCTCACATTCATAACTTCACTCCTTCCAGCCTCAAAATGTTGGCAGAGAGTTGTGGGTTCAAACTGGAACAACAGTTCGGCAGTAAAGAAGATCCCAACCTGCAGATGCTCTTCTCATGCAGCGAAAAATCAGAACCGATCATCGATCCCACCAACTACCAACAAACCATGCGCGTCATCAACGAAGCCACTCCGCTCCGTTATCATCTGCGCCCTTATTACTTCTCTTCACGACTTACAAAAGTCTCCAGCTACCTGAAAGAACACCTGACCGCCAGACAGTTCGTGGCCGATGTGATTCAGCAATGTCAGCAGCATGCCGCGAACACTCATAAAAAGACACTGTCAGAAACTCGTTCTGCCGCTTAA